A single region of the Acetivibrio cellulolyticus CD2 genome encodes:
- a CDS encoding 4Fe-4S binding protein translates to MAKVTFFEDRCKGCKLCTTVCPKNIVVILEDKINQKGFHPAGVSEMDKCIGCAFCATICPDCVIEVEK, encoded by the coding sequence ATGGCAAAAGTTACATTTTTTGAAGACCGTTGTAAGGGATGCAAGTTATGTACTACGGTATGTCCAAAAAATATCGTAGTTATTTTGGAAGATAAGATAAACCAGAAAGGATTTCATCCTGCTGGTGTATCTGAGATGGATAAATGTATTGGCTGCGCTTTTTGTGCTACCATTTGTCCGGATTGTGTTATTGAGGTTGAAAAATAG
- a CDS encoding PilZ domain-containing protein produces the protein MGNVRLREFLGEGFVIRTKHCSSSIWVTNVVYAINEDFIEVDIGLEKDYIDNIIMIGDTMKCKYTSDDYEFNLIGWVTRIKADFPQSITIKVHDIEKFANKRDSYRFDVYLCSVIKVKRFEEKGIFAILTNISRTGAAFVLKEELEKQLGITDLAKIETTCIFEVYVSPENQITFEGVIRRKGDNERGIEYGVKITDIDIKSEKVLLELLEELEKKDKEFYNKRSSFWSKHSKYNKGGDE, from the coding sequence GTGGGAAATGTCAGGTTAAGAGAGTTTCTTGGAGAAGGATTTGTAATCAGGACAAAACACTGTAGTAGCTCTATCTGGGTAACAAATGTAGTGTATGCAATCAACGAGGATTTTATAGAAGTTGATATTGGCCTTGAGAAGGATTATATTGATAACATAATTATGATTGGGGACACGATGAAATGCAAGTATACTTCGGATGATTATGAATTTAATCTTATTGGTTGGGTAACGAGGATTAAGGCTGATTTTCCACAGAGTATCACTATTAAAGTACATGACATAGAGAAGTTTGCCAATAAACGTGATAGTTATAGATTTGACGTTTACCTTTGTTCTGTTATAAAAGTAAAGCGTTTTGAAGAAAAAGGTATTTTTGCGATACTGACCAACATTAGCCGAACAGGGGCAGCATTTGTTTTAAAAGAAGAACTGGAGAAGCAACTAGGCATAACGGATTTAGCAAAGATAGAAACTACTTGCATTTTTGAGGTTTATGTATCACCTGAGAACCAGATAACCTTTGAAGGAGTTATAAGAAGAAAAGGTGATAATGAAAGAGGTATAGAATACGGTGTTAAAATCACTGATATTGATATAAAAAGCGAAAAAGTATTATTAGAGCTTCTAGAAGAACTTGAAAAAAAAGATAAAGAGTTCTATAATAAACGAAGCAGCTTTTGGTCGAAACATAGCAAGTATAATAAGGGTGGAGATGAATAA
- a CDS encoding 2-oxoacid:acceptor oxidoreductase family protein — MNHQDVIIAGFGGQGILSAGRILAYAGMLENKNVSWLPSYGPEMRGGTANCSVILSDEAVGSPIINYATSLIVMNGPSLEKFESMVTSGGVIITDSSLIEKVPTRKDVSVHCVPATKTALDMGNGTFATIILLGKLIAATNIISKESFAEALKKTLPAKKHYLIPEEIKALEYGMEF; from the coding sequence ATGAATCATCAAGACGTTATAATAGCAGGATTTGGTGGTCAGGGTATTTTATCTGCCGGAAGGATTCTAGCATACGCAGGAATGCTTGAAAATAAAAATGTATCATGGCTCCCTTCCTATGGACCTGAAATGAGAGGTGGTACTGCAAATTGCAGTGTAATTTTATCAGATGAAGCAGTGGGATCACCAATAATAAATTATGCTACATCACTTATTGTTATGAACGGTCCTTCTCTTGAAAAATTTGAAAGCATGGTAACCAGTGGAGGCGTTATTATTACAGACAGCTCACTTATAGAAAAAGTTCCTACTAGAAAAGATGTTAGTGTTCACTGTGTACCAGCTACAAAGACTGCTTTGGATATGGGGAATGGTACATTTGCTACTATAATCCTATTAGGTAAACTTATTGCAGCAACTAATATTATTTCAAAGGAATCGTTTGCTGAAGCTTTGAAAAAGACACTTCCAGCGAAAAAGCATTATTTGATACCTGAAGAAATAAAAGCATTGGAATATGGAATGGAGTTCTAG
- a CDS encoding 3-methyl-2-oxobutanoate dehydrogenase subunit VorB, protein MGEKLLMKGNEAIAEAALRAGCRHYFGYPITPQTEVAHYMAKKMPALGGTFVQAESEIAAINMVYGAASAGVRVMTSSSSPGISLKQEGISYAAGAELPAVIVNIVRCGPGLGGILPAQCDYFQAVKGGGHGDYKLVVLAPSSVQELYELTVESFNIADKYRQLVMIMGDGVLGQMMEAVEFKDQENVEKIDKPWATVGTGLKREHNTVTSIYIQPEVLEDHNKKLQAKYKVIEENEVRVESYNCENADIIVTAFGTTARIVKNVIKMAKNEGINVGLIRPISLWPFPVKEFEKYAEVPKAFLSVELNAGQMVEDVRLAVNGKRPVYFYGRMGGMIPTQQEILDQIKQILNK, encoded by the coding sequence ATGGGTGAAAAATTATTGATGAAAGGTAATGAGGCAATTGCCGAAGCTGCACTTAGAGCAGGTTGCAGGCATTATTTCGGATATCCGATTACACCTCAGACTGAAGTTGCACATTATATGGCAAAGAAAATGCCTGCACTTGGTGGTACGTTTGTACAGGCAGAAAGTGAAATTGCTGCCATAAATATGGTTTACGGAGCAGCAAGCGCCGGAGTAAGAGTTATGACATCTTCTTCAAGCCCAGGAATAAGCTTGAAACAGGAAGGTATTTCATACGCGGCTGGAGCAGAACTTCCGGCTGTTATAGTTAATATTGTAAGATGTGGTCCGGGGCTTGGTGGGATTTTACCTGCGCAATGTGACTATTTTCAAGCTGTTAAGGGCGGAGGTCATGGAGACTACAAATTAGTTGTTTTAGCGCCGTCTAGTGTTCAGGAATTATATGAGCTTACAGTTGAGTCTTTCAATATAGCAGACAAATACAGACAGCTTGTAATGATTATGGGTGACGGTGTTTTGGGTCAAATGATGGAGGCTGTTGAATTTAAAGATCAGGAAAATGTTGAAAAGATCGATAAACCATGGGCAACTGTAGGAACAGGACTTAAGAGAGAACATAATACTGTCACTTCAATCTATATTCAGCCTGAAGTACTTGAAGATCACAATAAGAAACTTCAAGCTAAGTACAAGGTTATTGAAGAAAACGAAGTAAGAGTTGAAAGTTATAACTGTGAAAATGCAGATATTATTGTTACCGCTTTTGGTACAACTGCAAGAATAGTTAAAAATGTTATTAAAATGGCTAAGAATGAAGGTATAAATGTTGGATTAATCAGACCTATTTCGCTTTGGCCATTCCCGGTAAAGGAATTTGAAAAGTATGCAGAAGTGCCGAAGGCTTTCCTGTCTGTTGAACTTAATGCCGGTCAAATGGTTGAAGATGTAAGACTCGCAGTAAATGGCAAAAGGCCGGTTTATTTCTATGGAAGAATGGGTGGAATGATTCCTACTCAGCAGGAAATTTTAGATCAGATAAAGCAAATATTAAATAAGTAA
- a CDS encoding thiamine pyrophosphate-dependent enzyme, whose amino-acid sequence MATVFKKPHALIDKSMHYCPGCTHGIVHRIIAEVLDELEIEGKTVGISPVGCTYNNYEYFNCDMVQAAHGRAPAVGTGVKRANPDNVVFTYQGDGDLAAIGTAEIVHAATRGEKITTIFVNNAIYGMTSGQMAPTTLIDQVTTTSPFGRKPEIHGFPIKVCELLSTLEGAVFVERVSLHDVKNIMNAKKAIKKAFQVQMANLGFGIVEVLSSCPTNWGMHPVDALGWIKDKMVPFYPLGNFKGKDLEV is encoded by the coding sequence ATGGCTACTGTTTTTAAGAAACCACACGCTTTGATAGATAAATCAATGCACTATTGCCCTGGTTGTACTCATGGTATTGTACACAGGATTATAGCAGAAGTGTTGGATGAGTTGGAGATAGAGGGTAAGACTGTAGGTATTTCTCCTGTTGGATGTACCTATAACAATTACGAATACTTCAATTGCGATATGGTACAGGCAGCACACGGAAGAGCTCCGGCTGTTGGTACTGGCGTCAAGAGGGCGAACCCTGATAATGTTGTATTTACTTATCAAGGTGATGGTGATTTGGCGGCAATTGGTACTGCTGAAATTGTGCATGCTGCTACAAGAGGCGAAAAAATAACTACAATATTTGTAAATAATGCTATTTATGGGATGACATCGGGTCAGATGGCTCCTACAACACTTATAGATCAGGTTACAACAACTTCACCATTCGGAAGAAAACCTGAAATTCACGGTTTTCCGATAAAGGTTTGCGAGCTTTTATCTACTTTAGAAGGTGCAGTGTTTGTTGAAAGAGTATCATTACATGATGTTAAAAATATTATGAATGCCAAAAAAGCTATCAAAAAAGCATTTCAAGTACAGATGGCTAACCTGGGTTTTGGAATAGTTGAAGTATTGTCCTCCTGTCCTACAAACTGGGGAATGCACCCAGTAGATGCTTTAGGATGGATTAAGGATAAAATGGTTCCTTTTTATCCATTGGGTAATTTTAAAGGCAAGGACTTGGAGGTGTAA